The following coding sequences lie in one Pseudomonas sp. B33.4 genomic window:
- a CDS encoding GNAT family N-acetyltransferase has translation MEDQIRIATGEDAAMISELIVRTLRESNGRDYSPDIIEQVQRSFSPQAILDLLGRRQVYVATFNQHIVATASLDQDVVRSVFVEPGCQGKGLGKRLMGKLESVAVSQGFTKLHVPSSITAEGFYRTLGFDRIRDEYHGAERTIIMQKLL, from the coding sequence ATGGAAGATCAGATTCGGATCGCAACAGGCGAAGATGCCGCCATGATCAGTGAGCTCATCGTGAGGACTTTGCGTGAGTCCAATGGCCGCGACTATTCGCCAGACATAATCGAGCAGGTGCAACGCAGCTTTTCGCCGCAAGCGATTCTTGATTTGCTGGGCAGGCGTCAGGTTTACGTGGCGACTTTCAATCAGCACATTGTCGCCACCGCCAGTCTTGATCAGGACGTTGTTCGCAGCGTGTTTGTCGAGCCGGGCTGTCAGGGTAAAGGGCTGGGTAAGCGGCTGATGGGAAAGCTTGAGTCGGTCGCTGTTAGCCAGGGTTTCACAAAGCTGCACGTACCCTCTTCGATCACGGCTGAAGGTTTTTACCGAACGCTTGGATTCGACAGGATTCGCGACGAATATCACGGAGCCGAACGCACGATCATCATGCAAAAGCTGTTGTGA
- a CDS encoding EAL domain-containing protein, which produces MGYVAWMLNLAAAQQRLETLASVASSRAHGTFSEAAGALKSIAGSRLAPCTPESIDEMRLLTINTLSVKSIGYVEEEIYACGSWGPVGQHATPWREDFTTSDGVRVSLGVQSRIVAAKPMMALQYAAFNVLVDPEQFLQVMLDEDLHLAVGTATGQLISTSRPGAEHFLARVHSGPHSGLADGYLYTLVHSGDWVAIAALSRHELMQGLIRRELLLLPIGGLLAGVLVLLIVRRTRQRLSPLAELQLAVRNREFVVHYQPIIRLDDGACVGAEALVRWQHPDGTRVCPDAFIPLAEHSGFILPITDQVIDNVMRDLGPLLVKERSLHVAINLAAKDVSSGRFLPKLEAALNRANVQQHQIWLEATERGFVEIDAARTTVNRARELGYLAAIDDFGTGFSSLQHLQQLPLDVLKIDQSFVDNIDQDAATGSVTGHIIEMAKSLRLQIVAEGIETEAQRDYLRDHGVQFGQGWLFGKAMPAEEFLRFYQERENLLVEHPALESV; this is translated from the coding sequence ATGGGTTACGTCGCCTGGATGTTGAATCTGGCGGCGGCGCAACAGCGCCTGGAAACCCTCGCTTCCGTCGCCTCCAGTCGCGCCCACGGGACTTTCAGTGAAGCGGCCGGTGCACTGAAATCCATCGCCGGCTCGCGGCTCGCGCCGTGCACGCCGGAAAGCATCGACGAGATGCGCCTGCTGACCATAAACACCCTCTCGGTGAAGTCGATCGGTTACGTCGAAGAAGAGATTTACGCCTGCGGTTCCTGGGGACCGGTCGGGCAGCACGCGACGCCATGGCGCGAGGACTTCACCACCTCGGACGGCGTGCGCGTGTCGCTCGGCGTGCAGTCGCGCATCGTTGCGGCGAAACCGATGATGGCGCTGCAGTACGCGGCGTTCAACGTGCTGGTCGATCCCGAGCAGTTTTTGCAGGTGATGCTTGATGAGGATTTGCACTTGGCGGTCGGCACCGCGACCGGGCAATTGATCAGCACCTCGCGCCCGGGTGCGGAACACTTCCTGGCTCGCGTGCATTCCGGCCCGCATTCGGGCCTTGCCGACGGCTATCTCTACACCCTCGTGCACAGCGGCGACTGGGTCGCCATCGCCGCGCTGTCGCGCCATGAACTGATGCAAGGCTTGATCCGCCGGGAATTACTGCTGTTGCCCATCGGTGGTTTGCTCGCGGGGGTGCTGGTGTTGCTGATCGTGCGCCGCACCCGGCAACGTCTGTCGCCGCTGGCCGAATTGCAACTGGCGGTGCGCAACCGTGAGTTCGTCGTTCACTATCAACCGATTATTCGCTTGGACGACGGCGCCTGCGTTGGCGCCGAGGCACTGGTGCGCTGGCAGCACCCGGACGGTACGCGGGTCTGCCCCGATGCGTTTATCCCACTGGCCGAGCACAGCGGTTTTATTCTGCCGATCACCGATCAGGTCATCGACAATGTGATGCGTGACCTCGGCCCATTGCTGGTCAAGGAACGCAGCCTGCACGTGGCAATCAACCTGGCAGCGAAAGACGTCAGCAGCGGCCGCTTCCTGCCGAAACTGGAGGCCGCGCTGAACCGGGCCAATGTGCAGCAGCATCAGATTTGGCTGGAGGCGACAGAGCGCGGTTTCGTCGAGATCGACGCTGCGCGCACGACAGTCAATCGCGCCCGCGAGCTGGGCTATTTGGCGGCCATCGACGATTTCGGCACCGGTTTTTCCAGTCTTCAGCATTTGCAGCAATTGCCGCTGGATGTGTTGAAGATCGACCAGTCGTTCGTCGACAACATCGATCAGGACGCAGCCACTGGATCAGTGACCGGCCACATCATCGAAATGGCCAAGAGTCTGCGCCTGCAGATAGTCGCCGAAGGCATCGAGACCGAAGCACAGCGCGATTACCTGCGCGATCACGGTGTGCAGTTTGGTCAGGGCTGGCTGTTCGGCAAAGCGATGCCGGCGGAGGAGTTTTTGCGGTTCTATCAAGAGCGGGAAAACCTGCTAGTCGAACACCCAGCGCTAGAAAGCGTGTAA
- the tspO gene encoding tryptophan-rich sensory protein TspO yields MTFFIFLLACAAAATTGVMFKPGPWYEALNKPGFTPPNWAFPLAWTIIYVLLAWAGYRLSLIPGSQTVLALWAAQIALNTLWTPVFFGAHQVLAAMVILTVLWLVVAAMVVLALQLDLITGLILFPYLAWLCVAAALNFSILIKNR; encoded by the coding sequence ATGACCTTCTTCATTTTTCTTCTGGCCTGTGCAGCAGCGGCAACCACTGGTGTCATGTTCAAGCCGGGGCCGTGGTACGAAGCGCTGAACAAACCGGGTTTTACCCCGCCGAACTGGGCGTTCCCGCTGGCCTGGACGATTATCTATGTGCTGCTGGCGTGGGCCGGTTACCGCTTGAGCCTGATACCCGGCAGCCAGACCGTGCTGGCCTTGTGGGCGGCGCAGATTGCGCTGAACACACTGTGGACTCCGGTGTTTTTTGGTGCGCATCAGGTGTTGGCGGCGATGGTGATTCTCACCGTGTTGTGGCTGGTGGTCGCGGCGATGGTGGTGCTGGCATTGCAACTTGACCTGATCACTGGCTTGATCCTGTTTCCGTATCTGGCGTGGCTGTGCGTAGCGGCGGCGTTGAATTTTTCCATCCTGATCAAGAACCGCTGA